GGTTTGTTTATTGGCCATCTCTGCCACGGTGTTGCTCGGTGAGATGATCTCAAAAACGACTTGGGGCGCAATTCCCTCTTCTTCCCATTGTTTATAGCTGCTGCGATCGCACTGGGGACGACCCAACACCACCATCACATCCGGGGCTTGGCGGGGCGGGGTTTGACCGGGTTCGACCTGGACGGGATACCACAGCAAATCCCCCGCGACGAAGACGGTTTGCCCGGCAAAGTGTCGCCGCAGGTTTTCCACGAGGTAGACAATCCATTGATATTGCAATGTATTGTCTGCCATGGGTTTGCCGTCGGTGTCGGGATACTGGGTCGAGGTGATGGGGGTTTGAACCATGCCGCAGGCGGGGCGAGGGACAAGGACATTATAAAGGATGAAGGCTGAAGGCTGAAGGGGGAAAGGAAGAGAGGCTGATTTGATGCAGGTGATGAAGATGGCGATTAGTTCGTTGGTTTCGGCTTTGAGGGGTTCAATTTTTGGGCTGGGAAAGAGTTCTGCTTCGATTAATAAATCGAGCCAATAGTCGGTTTCGTCAAGTTCCTGAATCGCGACTTGCATTTTGCTCTTAAATTCTGCGTTTGAACGGGCGCGGCTGGCTTCTCTGTAGTGTGCTCCGATGGATGTGCCACTGCGGAATACTTGTTTCCCAATGGTTTGGGCGACGGTGCTTTGAGGCAATGCGGAATACAACCGAATGATTCGCAACGCATACTGTTTTGTTCGTTCTTTAAGGGGAAGCACTTTTGAAGGATAAAGGATGAAGGATGAAGGCTGAAATTTGAAGGCAGAAATAAGATTTTGCGTTTCCACTATTCCTGATTTCTCCCTTCATCCTTCATCCTTCTGCCTGCTACGCACGGGCAAAGCCCTACATCCTTCAAGAACGTTTCCAATCAATTAGTTTTCCTGTGAAGGAAAAGTCCGTTCCGATGGGACGGACATCCCTAGACTTCAATCGTTTCCAATCAATTAGTTTTCCTGTGAAGGAAAAGACTCTACTCCCCGTCCTCCCCTTGGACTAGACTAACCGTTTCCAATCAATTAGTTTTCCTGTGAAGGAAAAGTGTCAGGAACCAGCTAGGCTGGGACCTGATGACTGAGTCGTTTCCAATCAATTAGTTTTCCTGTGAAGGAAAAGCATTTTGCTGATTTAAGTAAAGACCACCCAATTTCGCGTTTCCAATCAATTAGTTTTCCTGTGAAGGAAAAGAACAATTCGTCGACGGCAGTCGGCGTTTTCCAAGTTTCCAATCAATTAGTTTTCCTGTGAAGGAAAAGCTGATTCCCTCGTCGGAGGTGCTAGACAAAGTTTGTTTCCAATCAATTAGTTTTCCTGTGAAGGAAAAGTTTGATTCTTATTGTTTCGCTGTTGACCTTAGGCGTGTCAAGTTTCCAATCAATTAGTTTTCCTGTGAAGGAAAAGCCTACCGAAAAGAACAACTCACTACGGGGTACTACTACCGTTTCCAATCAATTAGTTTTCCTGTGAAGGAAAAGGCTTGGGGTGTAGACCCCTTGCTGTGACTGGATTATAACACCCCATTTTCGTGGGATAGCAAAAAACATCCTAAAAGTGTGGGAATAATTCTCAATAAGCATGATGCTCAACGGCTGAAGCCTATATTTCATGCGGTCTCCGTGGGATAGAACGAGAGAATGCGGGTTTCAGCGATTTGCAACATCCCACGGCTTTTAGAGCATTTTCGCGTAAACTCGTGTAAATGGTATTTTTCATGACTTCATCAACCCCCAAAGCGATATTTGCCTGAAAAACCCTCAAAACCCTCAAAATGATACAGCCACCGACAAGCGTCAATGGCTGTATCCCTTGCCTAGTCAAGGATTCAAGCGAACTTGTTCCAGGTTAGGTCATTTCCAATCAATTATTGTCCCCGTCGGGACTCCAAACAACCCAGGGTTTGACCTGAATCATTTGGACAATTCAACGGAACAGCAGCCGCATCAAACACCACTTCAAACAGTCCTTGGGGGACTAACCGCCGTAGCACTTGCCCATAGTCCAGAGCCGCATTCCGTCGCCGAAATCGTGCCACCGTAACCCGCTGGCAATCCGGCAATAACCGCACAACGCACCACGGATGAAGTTG
This DNA window, taken from Spirulina major PCC 6313, encodes the following:
- a CDS encoding Uma2 family endonuclease, with translation MVQTPITSTQYPDTDGKPMADNTLQYQWIVYLVENLRRHFAGQTVFVAGDLLWYPVQVEPGQTPPRQAPDVMVVLGRPQCDRSSYKQWEEEGIAPQVVFEIISPSNTVAEMANKQTFYARHGVLEMYFYDPDSGNFWGFARETLDDETRLVMPLDLPWTSPLLKIRFEQYEQGLSVFYPDGEPFKTLQEFAEERDRALARAAQTQQHLDRALAKLKELGIDPETLNPS